A single window of Balaenoptera acutorostrata chromosome X, mBalAcu1.1, whole genome shotgun sequence DNA harbors:
- the LOC103010604 gene encoding adenosylhomocysteinase-like, with translation MSDKLPYKVADISLAAWGRKALDLAENEMPGLMHMWEMYSASKPLKGDLTAGCLHMTVETAVLIETLVALGAEVRWSSCNIFSTQDHAAAAIAKAGVPVYAWKGETDEEYLWCTEQTLYFKDGPLNMILDDGGDLTNLIHTKYPQLLSGIRGISEEITTGVHNLYKMMVNGILKVPAINVNDSVTKSKLAASWLLYGCRESLIDGIKQATDVMIAGKVAVVAGYGDVGKGCAQALRGFGAHVIIMEIDPINALQAAMEGYEVTIMDEACQEGNIFVTTMGCVNILLGRHFEQMKDDVIVWNIGHFDVEIDVKWLNENAVEKVNIKPQVDRYLLKNGRRIILLAKGRLVNLGCAMGHPSFVMSNSFTNQVLAQIELWTHPDKYPVGVHFLPKKLDEAAAEAHLGKLNVKLTKLIEKQAQYLGMYCDGPFKPDHHRY, from the coding sequence ATGTCAGACAAGCTGCCTTACAAAGTGGCTGACATCAGCCTGGCTGCCTGGGGACGCAAGGCCCTGGATCTTGCAGAGAATGAGATGCCGGGCCTGATGCACATGTGGGAGATGTACTCAGCCTCCAAACCACTGAAGGGCGACCTCACTGCCGGCTGCCTGCACATGACCGTGGAGACAGCTGTCCTCATTGAGACCCTCGTTGCCCTGGGTGCTGAGGTGCGGTGGTCCAGCTGCAATATCTTCTCCACCCAGGACCATGCAGCAGCTGCCATTGCCAAGGCTGGCGTTCCAGTGTACGCCTGGAAGGGTGAAACGGACGAGGAGTATCTGTGGTGCACTGAGCAGACACTGTACTTCAAGGACGGGCCCCTCAACATGATTCTGGACGATGGTGGTGACCTCACCAACCTCATCCACACCAAGTACCCACAGCTCCTGTCAGGCATCCGAGGCATCTCCGAAGAGATCACAACGGGGGTCCACAATCTGTATAAGATGATGGTCAATGGGATCCTGAAGGTGCCTGCCATCAATGTCAACGACTCTGTCACCAAGAGCAAGTTGGCTGCAAGTTGGCTCCTCTACGGCTGCCGGGAGTCCCTCATAGATGGCATCAAGCAGGCCACAGACGTGATGATTGCAGGCAAGGTGGCGGTGGTAGCGGGCTATGGCGATGTGGGCAAGGGCTGTGCCCAGGCCCTGAGGGGCTTCGGGGCCCATGTCATCATCATGGAGATCGACCCCATCAACGCGCTTCAGGCTGCCATGGAGGGCTATGAGGTGACCATCATGGATGAGGCCTGTCAGGAGGGCAACATCTTTGTCACCACCATGGGCTGTGTCAACATCCTCCTCGGCCGGCACTTTGAACAGATGAAAGATGACGTCATTGTGTGGAACATCGGACACTTTGACGTGGAGATTGACGTCAAGTGGCTGAATGAGAACGCTGTGGAGAAGGTGAACATCAAGCCCCAGGTGGACCGCTACTTGTTGAAGAACGGGCGCCGCATCATCCTTCTGGCCAAGGGCCGGCTGGTCAACCTGGGCTGTGCCATGGGCCACCCCAGCTTCGTGATGAGCAACTCCTTCACCAACCAGGTGCTGGCGCAGATTGAGCTGTGGACCCACCCAGACAAGTACCCTGTTGGGGTCCACTTCCTGCCCAAGAAGCTGGATGAAGCAGCGGCTGAAGCCCACCTGGGCAAGCTGAATGTGAAGCTGACCAAGCTGATTGAGAAGCAGGCCCAGTACTTGGGCATGTACTGTGACGGCCCCTTCAAACCTGATCACCACCGCTACTGA